One segment of Nostoc piscinale CENA21 DNA contains the following:
- a CDS encoding O-acetyl-ADP-ribose deacetylase, with product MSLIEIIQGDITQLSVDAIVNAANEELMPGGGVCGAIHRAAGIGLWEECRQLRGCETGEAKITKGYNLPAKWVIHTVGPVWKGGNYREDELLASCYCNSLALAAQYEIKTIAFPAISTGVYGFPMERACKIAIATVKKFFFTVKLLRTSDFRLFWAKCIRFIH from the coding sequence ATGAGTCTGATAGAAATTATTCAGGGTGATATTACTCAGTTATCGGTAGATGCAATTGTTAATGCTGCTAACGAAGAACTAATGCCTGGTGGCGGTGTTTGCGGTGCTATTCATCGTGCAGCAGGTATAGGACTGTGGGAAGAATGTCGTCAGTTAAGAGGCTGCGAAACTGGTGAAGCGAAAATTACCAAAGGTTATAACCTACCAGCAAAATGGGTAATTCATACAGTTGGGCCAGTGTGGAAAGGCGGAAATTATAGAGAGGATGAGTTACTAGCTAGTTGTTACTGTAATAGTTTAGCTTTAGCAGCACAATACGAAATTAAAACTATTGCGTTTCCGGCTATTAGTACAGGTGTTTATGGTTTCCCGATGGAACGCGCCTGTAAAATTGCGATCGCAACGGTCAAAAAGTTTTTTTTCACAGTCAAACTCCTTAGAACAAGTGATTTTCGTCTGTTTTGGGCAAAGTGCATTCGATTTATACACTAA